In Streptomyces sp. NBC_00878, a single window of DNA contains:
- a CDS encoding TetR/AcrR family transcriptional regulator: MVTSSWTAAPAQAVSPRRRGAVLERAILEAALEQLSTVGWNGLTMEGVAAGAQTGKAAVYRRWPSKEDLVADALQAGLPPLECVPDLGSIREDLLELCRKAREAMFSRPGFALRSVIHECDASQAQRFQELIFGGVVEPTIRLLGEIVSRGIRRGDVRPDAANSYVFDAIPAMMMYRTKVCASEWNARDIEEMVDQFMVPLLRPTGA, from the coding sequence ATGGTTACTTCGAGTTGGACGGCCGCCCCCGCTCAGGCGGTCTCCCCGCGCCGCCGTGGTGCCGTACTCGAACGTGCGATCCTCGAAGCCGCGCTGGAACAGCTCAGCACGGTCGGCTGGAACGGACTCACGATGGAGGGCGTCGCCGCCGGCGCCCAGACCGGCAAGGCCGCGGTCTACCGCCGCTGGCCGTCGAAGGAGGACCTGGTCGCGGACGCGCTCCAGGCGGGGCTGCCGCCACTTGAATGTGTGCCCGATCTGGGGAGTATCCGGGAGGACCTGCTGGAACTGTGCCGGAAGGCGCGCGAGGCGATGTTCTCGCGCCCCGGATTCGCGCTGCGTTCGGTGATTCACGAGTGCGACGCGTCCCAGGCCCAGCGCTTCCAGGAGCTGATTTTCGGAGGCGTCGTGGAACCGACCATCCGGCTGCTCGGTGAGATCGTCAGCCGCGGAATCCGGCGGGGAGACGTGCGGCCCGACGCGGCGAACTCGTATGTCTTCGACGCGATTCCGGCGATGATGATGTACCGCACCAAGGTGTGCGCGAGTGAATGGAACGCGCGTGACATCGAGGAGATGGTCGACCAGTTCATGGTTCCGCTGCTGCGGCCGACGGGCGCCTGA
- a CDS encoding MFS transporter, protein MTTSPLIKDQKPGAARREGHPGIALTVIAACQLMVVLDATIVNIALPHIQDALKFSTTDLTWVVSAYTLTFGGLLLLGGRAGDILGRRRVFMTGILLFTAASLLGGFAQEPWQLLAARALQGVGGAIASPTSLALITTTFPEGPERNRAFGVFAAVSAGGGAIGLLAGGMLTEWLDWRWVLFVNVPIGVVIAVVTPLYISESERHPGRFDIAGALTSTAGMASLVYGFIRASEEGWKDSLTIGSFGAAVVLLVAFALVESRAKEPITPLRMFADRNRSGTYVIMLSLAAAMFGMFFFIVLFVQNVLQYTPIEAGLAFLPVTVAIAAGAGLSQRFLPVLGPKPFMLVGSALVALGLTWQTFITPESSYVGGVLGPMLLFAFGMGLNFVTLTLTAVSGVAAHEAGAASGLLNATQQVGGSLGLSILTTVFGTASRDEAEKQVADFMTNGTAEQKAEFARTQQLPAPWSHEVLAEGISTAFIPAIAMAVLALVVAALVVRVRKSDLDALAGTAGPAGG, encoded by the coding sequence GTGACAACCTCTCCATTGATCAAGGATCAAAAGCCAGGAGCGGCCCGCCGGGAGGGGCATCCCGGCATCGCGCTCACCGTTATCGCGGCCTGCCAACTCATGGTGGTCCTCGACGCGACGATTGTGAACATCGCCCTCCCGCACATTCAAGACGCGCTCAAGTTCTCCACCACCGACCTCACCTGGGTGGTCAGCGCGTACACGCTCACCTTCGGTGGCCTGCTGCTTCTCGGCGGCAGGGCCGGTGACATCCTCGGCCGTCGCCGGGTCTTCATGACCGGCATCCTGCTCTTCACGGCCGCCTCGCTGCTCGGCGGATTCGCCCAGGAACCCTGGCAGTTGCTGGCCGCACGCGCCCTCCAGGGCGTCGGTGGCGCGATCGCGTCACCCACCTCGCTGGCGCTGATCACCACCACGTTCCCCGAAGGGCCCGAGCGCAACAGGGCGTTCGGAGTCTTCGCCGCGGTCTCGGCCGGCGGCGGCGCGATCGGGCTGCTGGCCGGCGGCATGCTCACCGAGTGGCTCGACTGGCGCTGGGTGCTCTTCGTCAACGTACCCATCGGTGTGGTGATCGCCGTGGTCACGCCGCTCTACATCAGCGAGTCCGAGCGCCATCCGGGGCGCTTCGACATAGCGGGCGCACTGACCTCGACGGCCGGTATGGCGTCGCTCGTCTACGGCTTCATCCGGGCCTCGGAGGAGGGCTGGAAGGACAGCCTCACCATCGGGTCCTTCGGCGCGGCGGTGGTCCTGCTGGTGGCCTTCGCGCTGGTCGAGTCGCGGGCGAAGGAACCGATCACACCACTGCGGATGTTCGCCGACCGCAACCGCTCCGGTACGTACGTGATCATGCTGAGCCTGGCCGCGGCGATGTTCGGCATGTTCTTCTTCATCGTTCTCTTCGTACAGAACGTGCTGCAGTACACCCCGATCGAGGCAGGCCTCGCCTTCCTCCCTGTGACGGTGGCGATCGCGGCCGGTGCGGGTCTGTCGCAGCGGTTCCTTCCGGTGCTCGGCCCGAAGCCGTTCATGCTGGTCGGCTCGGCGCTCGTCGCGCTCGGACTCACCTGGCAGACGTTCATCACCCCCGAGAGTTCGTACGTCGGCGGGGTGCTCGGTCCGATGCTGCTGTTCGCGTTCGGCATGGGCCTGAACTTCGTGACGCTGACCCTGACCGCGGTCTCCGGAGTCGCCGCGCACGAGGCGGGCGCGGCGTCCGGCCTGCTCAACGCCACACAACAGGTGGGCGGTTCGCTCGGCCTCTCCATCCTGACGACGGTCTTCGGCACGGCCAGCCGTGACGAGGCGGAGAAGCAGGTCGCGGACTTCATGACCAACGGCACGGCCGAGCAGAAGGCGGAGTTCGCCAGGACCCAGCAGCTGCCGGCTCCCTGGAGTCACGAGGTGCTGGCCGAGGGGATCTCCACGGCCTTCATCCCGGCCATCGCGATGGCCGTACTCGCCCTGGTCGTCGCCGCGTTGGTGGTCCGGGTCCGCAAGAGCGACCTCGACGCCCTGGCGGGCACGGCCGGACCCGCCGGGGGCTGA
- a CDS encoding DUF4153 domain-containing protein, producing MSDTPSEAEQREGPEDAVPAARTGDASLKDDSAPGDSTRGDSGGKRGSDAHDVDEGEGRGGPLVESWFDGVQAAPPAPVRTATLWSALATGVVSMLLLGDGLALNLLLVAIPVALCAYFAAQAAGRRPNRWTLVWGIGGLALLTVPALRDADWPSFLAVVAAVAVGSLALHGGRTWTGVLFGPIGLYTSLVTGPLWGWQGLRKRTGGARGNLGPVLRALAVAAVLVVVFGTLFAGADAAFADLLGGLVPDASVSGGPWHAVLFVIGLVGALVAAHTAAAPVQWDLVEVPEGRARGRVEWALPLIVLALLFAAFNSVQLAVLFGGYDAVLEKTGQTYAEYARQGFWQLLLVTLLTLLVIVFALRWAPRDDARDRTLVRAVLGTLCALALVVVAAAVRRMDMYVEAYGLTRLRISVVTVELWLGLVLVLIMAAGVWGARWLPRAVLAAAAAGVLAFGLVSPDGLIAERNVQRYEEKGTFDLDYARGLSADAVPALDALKEPLRSCALRSIARDLEGEGEPWYATSLGEARARDILDGRPLSPDADWSVCSRLGTELAYR from the coding sequence GTGTCCGACACGCCGTCCGAGGCGGAGCAGCGAGAGGGGCCCGAGGACGCGGTTCCCGCGGCCCGTACCGGTGACGCGTCCTTGAAGGACGACTCCGCGCCGGGGGATTCCACGCGGGGTGATTCCGGCGGGAAGCGGGGCAGTGACGCGCATGACGTCGACGAGGGCGAGGGCCGGGGCGGTCCCCTCGTCGAGTCCTGGTTCGACGGCGTCCAGGCCGCGCCCCCGGCGCCCGTCCGTACCGCCACGCTCTGGTCCGCCCTGGCCACCGGCGTGGTCAGCATGCTGCTGCTCGGCGACGGCCTGGCCCTCAACCTCCTGCTCGTGGCGATACCGGTCGCGCTCTGCGCGTACTTCGCGGCTCAGGCAGCGGGTCGGCGCCCGAACCGCTGGACGCTGGTGTGGGGCATCGGAGGACTCGCGCTGCTGACCGTGCCCGCGCTCCGCGACGCCGACTGGCCCTCGTTCCTCGCCGTCGTGGCCGCCGTGGCGGTGGGCTCGCTCGCCCTGCACGGCGGCCGCACCTGGACCGGGGTGCTGTTCGGCCCGATCGGGCTCTACACCTCGCTGGTCACCGGCCCCCTGTGGGGCTGGCAGGGGCTGCGGAAGCGGACGGGTGGCGCCCGGGGCAACCTGGGCCCGGTACTGCGCGCGCTCGCGGTGGCCGCGGTCCTGGTGGTGGTCTTCGGCACGCTCTTCGCCGGGGCGGACGCCGCCTTCGCGGACCTCCTCGGCGGTCTTGTGCCGGACGCGTCGGTCTCCGGCGGACCCTGGCACGCCGTCCTGTTCGTGATCGGCCTGGTCGGAGCGCTCGTGGCCGCGCACACGGCCGCCGCACCCGTTCAGTGGGACCTTGTCGAGGTGCCCGAGGGCCGCGCTCGCGGACGTGTCGAGTGGGCGCTGCCCCTGATCGTGCTCGCCCTGCTCTTCGCGGCCTTCAACTCGGTCCAGCTCGCCGTGCTGTTCGGCGGCTACGACGCCGTACTGGAGAAGACCGGCCAGACGTACGCCGAGTACGCGCGCCAGGGCTTCTGGCAGCTGCTCCTGGTCACGCTCCTCACTCTGCTCGTCATCGTGTTCGCCCTGCGCTGGGCGCCGCGCGACGATGCGCGCGACCGGACGCTGGTGCGTGCCGTCCTCGGAACTCTGTGTGCGCTCGCGCTCGTTGTCGTGGCAGCGGCGGTGCGGCGGATGGACATGTACGTGGAGGCGTACGGTCTGACGCGACTGAGGATCTCGGTGGTGACCGTGGAGCTCTGGCTCGGCCTGGTGCTCGTGCTCATCATGGCGGCAGGGGTCTGGGGCGCCCGCTGGCTGCCGCGCGCGGTCCTGGCTGCTGCCGCCGCCGGGGTGCTCGCCTTCGGGCTCGTATCGCCGGACGGTCTGATCGCCGAGCGCAACGTCCAGCGGTACGAGGAGAAGGGCACGTTCGACCTCGACTACGCGCGCGGGCTGTCCGCCGACGCCGTACCGGCTCTCGACGCGCTCAAGGAGCCACTGCGTTCCTGTGCGCTGCGGTCCATCGCGCGGGACCTGGAGGGGGAGGGCGAGCCCTGGTACGCCACGAGTCTGGGCGAGGCGCGTGCCCGGGACATCCTCGACGGACGGCCGCTGTCCCCTGACGCCGACTGGAGCGTGTGCAGCCGGCTGGGCACCGAGCTGGCGTACCGCTGA
- a CDS encoding ADP-ribosylglycohydrolase family protein, producing the protein MTADSSPDGRLDRALASLRGLAVGDALGSQFFVPANHPLLKRRGLPPSPWQWTDDTEMASSVVATLAVHHRIDQDALARSFAERHDFDRGYGPAVNRLLRQVREGGDWRELASALFKGQGSWGNGAAMRIAPLGAWYADDPEQATHQAEISAYPTHQHREAVAGAMAVAAAAALTAAPGGPPSPGALLDGVIDLVPRSAVGAGLRRARDMLDYGDTATVAAVLGCGRRTTAHDTVPFALWSAARALGDYEAGFWATAQVGGDMDTTCAIVGGVVAAGKAGAPPAEWVEWTEALPEWLSARAVGQG; encoded by the coding sequence ATGACCGCTGACTCCTCTCCCGACGGGCGCCTGGACCGCGCCCTGGCCAGCTTGCGTGGACTCGCGGTGGGGGATGCGCTGGGCTCGCAGTTCTTCGTGCCTGCGAACCATCCACTGCTCAAGCGCCGCGGGCTGCCGCCCAGCCCCTGGCAGTGGACCGACGACACGGAAATGGCCTCCTCCGTAGTGGCCACTTTGGCCGTCCACCACCGCATTGACCAGGACGCGCTGGCCCGCTCCTTCGCCGAGCGCCACGACTTCGACCGCGGCTACGGCCCCGCGGTCAACCGGCTACTGCGGCAGGTCCGGGAGGGCGGCGACTGGCGCGAGCTGGCCTCGGCCCTCTTCAAGGGGCAGGGCTCGTGGGGGAACGGCGCGGCGATGCGGATCGCCCCCCTGGGTGCCTGGTACGCGGACGACCCTGAGCAGGCCACGCATCAGGCCGAGATCTCGGCCTACCCCACGCACCAGCACCGCGAAGCCGTGGCCGGTGCCATGGCGGTGGCCGCGGCGGCCGCGTTGACCGCCGCACCGGGCGGCCCGCCGAGCCCCGGGGCGCTGCTCGACGGCGTCATCGACCTGGTGCCGCGCAGCGCCGTGGGGGCCGGGCTGCGGCGTGCCCGGGACATGCTCGACTACGGAGACACGGCGACCGTCGCCGCGGTCCTCGGCTGCGGGCGGCGTACGACCGCGCACGACACCGTGCCGTTCGCGCTCTGGTCGGCGGCACGGGCCCTCGGTGACTACGAAGCGGGCTTCTGGGCGACCGCCCAGGTCGGCGGCGACATGGATACCACCTGCGCCATCGTCGGAGGCGTCGTGGCCGCAGGGAAGGCCGGGGCGCCCCCTGCGGAGTGGGTGGAGTGGACCGAGGCGCTGCCGGAGTGGCTGTCTGCGAGGGCTGTGGGGCAGGGCTAG
- a CDS encoding histidine phosphatase family protein, translating into MARPRRIVLVRHGESVGNADDSVYEREPDHALALTEKGWRQAEETGKRLREAFGSERVSAYVSPYRRTHETFRAFHLDPGQVRVREEPRLREQDWGNWQDRDDVRLQKEYRDAYGHFFYRFAQGESGADVYDRVGGFLESLFRSFEAPDHPPNVLIVTHGLAMRLFCMRWFHWTVAEFESLSNPGNAEVRMLVLGEDGRYTLDRPFERWRDPDPYGVTG; encoded by the coding sequence ATGGCACGTCCACGGCGCATCGTCCTTGTCCGGCACGGCGAGTCGGTGGGCAATGCCGATGACTCGGTGTACGAGCGTGAACCCGACCACGCCCTGGCGCTCACCGAGAAGGGGTGGCGGCAGGCGGAGGAGACGGGTAAACGGCTGCGAGAGGCCTTCGGCAGTGAGCGCGTAAGCGCTTACGTGTCCCCGTACCGCCGTACGCACGAGACCTTCCGGGCCTTCCATCTCGACCCCGGACAGGTACGCGTGCGCGAGGAGCCGCGGCTGCGCGAACAGGACTGGGGGAACTGGCAGGACCGGGACGACGTACGACTGCAGAAGGAGTACCGGGACGCGTACGGGCACTTCTTCTATCGCTTCGCGCAGGGTGAGTCCGGTGCCGATGTGTACGACCGGGTCGGCGGCTTCCTGGAGAGTCTCTTCCGCAGTTTCGAGGCACCCGATCACCCGCCGAATGTGCTGATCGTGACCCATGGCCTCGCCATGCGGCTGTTCTGTATGCGCTGGTTCCACTGGACGGTCGCGGAGTTCGAGTCGCTGTCGAACCCGGGGAACGCGGAGGTGCGGATGCTCGTTCTCGGGGAGGACGGCAGGTACACGCTCGACCGTCCTTTCGAACGCTGGCGTGATCCGGATCCGTACGGAGTCACCGGATAG
- a CDS encoding YdbC family protein has translation MLVKWIRCTVVDRRGFERGQRKWAGLLGEPGFRGQGGGWSRGRPGVAHIFAFWESRAFYDSFMARSHDRLAASQSGTFKDAHTTLFDHRFDVKTGFEPRFTETDLVRVAHCRVHEERAEHFALMQEKVWNPAMAGSPGMVRGMFGEAPGHEFLVLSMWQSAAEHGKYRAERVERLALRAQLEADVAALTGDIVQLEPSWTV, from the coding sequence GTGCTGGTCAAGTGGATTCGCTGCACCGTGGTGGACCGCCGCGGTTTCGAACGGGGGCAGCGGAAATGGGCGGGACTTCTGGGGGAGCCGGGTTTCCGGGGGCAGGGCGGGGGCTGGAGCCGGGGAAGGCCCGGAGTGGCCCACATCTTCGCCTTCTGGGAGAGCCGTGCCTTCTACGACTCCTTCATGGCGCGGTCCCATGACCGGCTGGCCGCATCCCAGTCGGGCACCTTCAAGGACGCGCACACCACACTGTTCGATCACCGCTTCGATGTGAAGACCGGCTTCGAACCGCGCTTCACCGAAACCGATCTGGTGCGCGTGGCGCATTGTCGCGTCCACGAGGAGCGCGCCGAGCACTTCGCGCTGATGCAGGAGAAGGTCTGGAACCCGGCGATGGCCGGCTCGCCCGGCATGGTGCGGGGCATGTTCGGCGAGGCGCCCGGCCATGAGTTCCTGGTCCTGTCCATGTGGCAGTCGGCCGCTGAGCACGGCAAGTACCGCGCCGAGCGTGTGGAGCGGCTCGCCCTGCGGGCCCAGCTGGAGGCGGACGTAGCGGCGCTCACGGGCGACATAGTCCAGCTGGAACCGTCCTGGACGGTCTGA
- a CDS encoding TerD family protein produces MNGLNKGISKVEISVKWDPSPAGEPATDLDIVAATYLATDTHKSPDYVVHFDSRSPDGTIYLNRDSKDGKGFGWDEVMTLELTRLDKRYARVVVGVAIQQRTGHRTFVGVHNPALRIREGYTTLAEGDFGSVLGSTATTVADFVRDDSGEWTFQADIRGFDADPATFARIMGGAQES; encoded by the coding sequence GTGAACGGCCTCAACAAGGGCATCAGCAAAGTCGAGATCTCGGTGAAATGGGATCCCAGTCCCGCCGGCGAACCGGCCACCGATCTCGACATCGTCGCCGCCACCTACCTCGCGACCGACACACACAAAAGCCCTGACTACGTAGTGCACTTCGACAGCCGCTCACCGGACGGCACGATCTACCTCAACCGGGACAGCAAGGACGGCAAGGGCTTCGGCTGGGACGAGGTGATGACCCTGGAGCTCACCCGTCTCGACAAGCGGTACGCGCGCGTGGTCGTCGGCGTCGCCATCCAACAGCGCACCGGCCACCGGACCTTCGTCGGCGTGCACAACCCGGCCCTGCGGATCCGCGAGGGCTACACCACCCTGGCCGAGGGCGATTTCGGCAGCGTTCTGGGGTCGACGGCCACGACGGTCGCGGACTTCGTACGCGACGACTCCGGAGAGTGGACGTTCCAGGCGGACATCCGCGGCTTCGATGCCGACCCGGCGACCTTCGCCAGGATCATGGGCGGCGCCCAGGAGTCCTGA
- a CDS encoding vitamin B12-dependent ribonucleotide reductase: MTETASGPARSSRAKGTKASKGLRIERIHTTPGVHPYDEVEWASRDVVMTNWRDGSVNFEQRGVEFPDSWSVNAVNIVTSKYFRGAVGTPQREVSLKQLIDRIVKTYRKAGEDYKYFASPADAEIFEHELAYALLHQIFSFNSPVWFNVGTPQPQQVSACFILAVDDSMESILDWYKEEGMIFKGGSGAGLNLSRIRSSKELLSSGGNASGPVSFMRGADASAGTIKSGGATRRAAKMVILDVDHPDIEDFIQTKVKEEEKIRALRDAGFDMDLGGDDITSVQYQNANNSVRVNDEFMKAVENGEKFGLRARMTGEVIEEVEAKELFRKMAEAAWACADPGIQYDDTINRWHTCPESGRINGSNPCSEYMHLDNTSCNLASLNLMKFLKDDGLGRQSFEVERFAKVVELVITAMDISICFADFPTQKIGENTRAFRQLGIGYANLGALLMATGHAYDSDGGRSLAGAITSLMTGTSYRRSAELAAVVGPYDGYARNAQPHLRVMKQHSDANAVAVRVDDLDTPVWAAATESWQDVLRLGEKNGFRNAQASVIAPTGTIGLAMSCDTTGLEPDLALVKFKKLVGGGSMQIVNGTVPQALRRLGYQEEQIEAIVAHIADHGNVIDAPSLKHEHYEVFDCAMGERSISAMGHVRMMAAIQPWISGALSKTVNLPETATVEDVEEVYFEAWKMGVKALAIYRDNCKVGQPLSAKTKDKEKAEVTAKAEETIRTAVEKVVEYRPVRKRLPKGRPGITTSFTVGGAEGYMTANSYPDDGLGEVFLKMSKQGSTLAGMMDAFSIAVSVGLQYGVPLETYVSKFTNMRFEPAGMTDDPDVRMAQSIVDYIFRRLALDFLPFETRSALGIHSIDERQRHLETGSYEPSDDEVDVEGLAQSAPRAQELKAVATPKAVVEAAKPAPQQAHTSAELVEMQLGIQADAPLCFSCGTKMQRAGSCYICEGCGSTSGCS, translated from the coding sequence ATGACAGAGACGGCGAGCGGTCCGGCGCGGAGTTCCCGAGCCAAGGGGACGAAGGCGAGCAAGGGACTGCGCATCGAGCGGATCCACACGACCCCGGGCGTGCACCCGTACGACGAGGTCGAGTGGGCGAGCCGTGACGTCGTCATGACCAATTGGCGCGACGGCTCGGTCAACTTCGAGCAGCGTGGCGTCGAGTTCCCCGACTCCTGGTCGGTGAACGCGGTCAACATCGTCACCAGCAAGTACTTCCGCGGTGCCGTGGGCACCCCGCAGCGCGAGGTGAGCCTCAAGCAGCTCATCGACCGCATTGTGAAGACGTACCGGAAGGCCGGTGAGGACTACAAGTACTTCGCCTCGCCCGCCGACGCCGAGATCTTCGAGCACGAGCTGGCGTACGCCCTCCTGCACCAGATCTTCAGCTTCAACAGCCCGGTGTGGTTCAACGTCGGTACGCCCCAGCCCCAGCAGGTCTCCGCCTGCTTCATCCTGGCCGTCGACGACTCCATGGAGTCGATCCTCGACTGGTACAAGGAAGAGGGCATGATCTTCAAGGGCGGCTCGGGCGCCGGTCTGAACCTCTCCCGGATCCGCTCCTCCAAGGAACTGCTCTCCTCGGGCGGCAACGCCTCGGGTCCGGTCTCCTTCATGCGGGGTGCGGACGCCTCCGCAGGAACGATCAAGTCGGGCGGCGCCACCCGCCGCGCGGCCAAGATGGTCATCCTCGACGTCGACCACCCCGACATCGAGGACTTCATCCAGACCAAGGTCAAGGAAGAGGAGAAGATCCGCGCCCTTCGCGACGCGGGCTTCGACATGGACCTGGGCGGCGACGACATCACGTCCGTCCAGTACCAGAACGCCAACAACTCGGTCCGCGTGAACGACGAGTTCATGAAGGCCGTGGAGAACGGCGAGAAGTTCGGCCTGCGTGCCCGGATGACCGGTGAGGTCATCGAGGAGGTCGAGGCCAAGGAGCTCTTCCGCAAGATGGCCGAGGCGGCCTGGGCCTGTGCCGACCCCGGCATCCAGTACGACGACACCATCAACCGCTGGCACACGTGCCCGGAGTCCGGCCGTATCAACGGCTCGAACCCGTGCAGCGAGTACATGCACCTGGACAACACGTCCTGCAACCTCGCCTCGCTGAACCTGATGAAGTTCCTGAAGGACGACGGCCTGGGCCGCCAGTCCTTCGAGGTCGAGCGCTTCGCGAAGGTCGTCGAGCTCGTCATCACCGCGATGGACATCTCCATCTGCTTCGCGGACTTCCCGACGCAGAAGATCGGCGAGAACACCCGCGCCTTCCGCCAGCTGGGCATCGGCTACGCCAACCTCGGCGCCCTCCTGATGGCGACCGGCCACGCGTACGACTCCGACGGCGGCCGTTCCCTCGCCGGGGCCATCACCTCGCTGATGACCGGTACCTCGTACCGGCGCTCCGCCGAACTCGCCGCGGTCGTCGGCCCGTACGACGGCTACGCCCGCAACGCGCAGCCGCACCTGCGCGTCATGAAGCAGCACTCCGACGCCAACGCCGTGGCCGTCCGTGTGGACGACTTGGACACGCCGGTCTGGGCTGCCGCCACGGAGTCCTGGCAGGACGTGCTGCGCCTCGGAGAGAAGAACGGATTCCGCAACGCGCAGGCCTCGGTCATCGCCCCGACCGGCACCATCGGTCTCGCGATGTCCTGCGACACCACCGGTCTCGAGCCCGACCTCGCGCTGGTCAAGTTCAAGAAGCTGGTCGGCGGCGGCTCGATGCAGATCGTCAACGGCACGGTCCCGCAGGCCCTGCGCCGCCTGGGCTACCAGGAGGAGCAGATCGAGGCGATCGTCGCCCACATCGCCGACCACGGCAATGTGATCGACGCCCCGAGCCTCAAGCACGAGCACTACGAGGTCTTCGACTGCGCCATGGGCGAGCGTTCCATCTCCGCGATGGGGCACGTCCGCATGATGGCCGCGATCCAGCCGTGGATCTCCGGCGCGCTCTCCAAGACGGTCAACCTGCCGGAGACGGCGACCGTCGAGGACGTCGAAGAGGTCTACTTCGAGGCGTGGAAGATGGGCGTCAAGGCGCTCGCGATCTACCGCGACAACTGCAAGGTCGGCCAGCCCCTCTCGGCGAAGACCAAGGACAAGGAGAAGGCCGAGGTCACCGCCAAGGCCGAGGAGACCATCCGCACCGCGGTCGAGAAGGTCGTCGAGTACCGTCCGGTCCGCAAGCGCCTCCCCAAGGGACGTCCCGGCATCACCACCTCCTTCACGGTGGGCGGCGCCGAGGGCTACATGACCGCCAACTCCTACCCGGACGACGGTCTCGGCGAGGTCTTCCTGAAGATGTCCAAGCAGGGCTCCACTCTCGCGGGCATGATGGACGCCTTCTCGATCGCCGTCTCCGTAGGCCTGCAGTACGGCGTGCCCCTGGAGACGTACGTCTCGAAGTTCACCAACATGCGCTTCGAGCCGGCCGGTATGACGGACGACCCGGACGTGCGGATGGCGCAGTCGATCGTCGACTACATCTTCCGTCGCCTGGCGCTCGACTTCCTGCCTTTCGAGACGCGCTCCGCGCTCGGCATCCACTCCATCGACGAGCGTCAGCGTCACCTGGAGACCGGGTCGTACGAGCCGTCCGACGACGAGGTGGACGTCGAGGGCCTTGCCCAGTCCGCGCCCCGCGCGCAGGAACTGAAGGCCGTCGCCACCCCGAAGGCCGTGGTCGAGGCGGCCAAGCCCGCCCCGCAGCAGGCCCACACCAGCGCCGAGCTGGTGGAGATGCAGCTGGGCATCCAGGCGGACGCCCCTCTGTGCTTCTCCTGCGGCACGAAGATGCAGCGGGCCGGCTCCTGCTACATCTGCGAGGGCTGCGGCTCTACCAGCGGCTGCAGCTGA
- the nrdR gene encoding transcriptional regulator NrdR encodes MHCPFCRHPDSRVVDSRTTDDGTSIRRRRQCPDCSRRFTTVETCSLMVVKRSGVTEPFSRTKVINGVRKACQGRPVTEDALAQLGQRVEEAVRATGSAELTTHDVGLAILGPLQELDLVAYLRFASVYRAFDSLEDFEAAITELREETQHPAAADEDAGEGCQGTDRGSGGTVEVPVPASAAD; translated from the coding sequence ATGCACTGCCCCTTCTGCAGGCACCCCGACAGCCGCGTCGTCGACAGCCGTACGACGGACGACGGTACGTCGATCCGCAGGCGCCGCCAGTGTCCCGACTGCTCCCGTCGGTTCACGACCGTGGAGACGTGCTCTCTCATGGTGGTCAAGCGGTCCGGAGTCACCGAGCCCTTCAGTCGTACCAAGGTCATCAACGGCGTGCGCAAGGCATGCCAGGGGCGGCCTGTCACGGAGGACGCGCTCGCTCAGCTCGGCCAGCGGGTCGAGGAGGCGGTGCGGGCCACCGGAAGCGCCGAACTGACCACCCACGACGTGGGACTGGCCATACTCGGCCCCTTGCAGGAGCTCGACCTCGTCGCCTATCTGCGCTTCGCGTCCGTGTACCGGGCGTTCGACTCGCTGGAGGACTTCGAGGCCGCCATCACGGAACTCAGGGAAGAGACGCAGCACCCCGCCGCGGCCGACGAAGACGCGGGCGAGGGGTGTCAGGGAACCGACCGCGGGTCCGGAGGGACTGTAGAAGTCCCTGTGCCCGCCAGCGCCGCCGACTGA